The Mycolicibacterium mucogenicum DSM 44124 genomic sequence CGTCACGCGGACGCTGCAGCAGGTTGTGGTGGGCGTCGTCGCCGGTGAACTTCTTCTCCAGGAACGGCCAGGCGATCAGCAGACCGAACACCAGACCCATGATCACGGCGACACCCATGACGGCGGGGATGGTGTGGCCGAAGGGGTAGAACTCCCAGGCCGGCCAGATACGGGCCAGGCCTTCGGTCCACATCATGTAGAAGTCGGGCTGGCTACCGGCGGACACCTGCGAGGGCTTGTAGGGGCCCAGTTCCCAGATCGGGTTGATCTGCAGCAGACCACCCATGATGCCCAGGATGCCGGTCACCAGCGCGAAGAACGCGCCACCCTTGATCGCGAACACCGGCATGACGCGCACGCCGACGACGTTCTTCTCGGTGCGGCCGGGGCCGGGGAACTGGGTGTGCTTCTGGAACCACACCAGCGCCAGGTGGGCGCCGATCAGGGCCAGGATGATGCCCGGGATCAGCAGGATGTGCAGGGCGTACATGCGCGGGATGATGATGTTGCCCGGGAAGTCGCCACCGAACAGGGCCCAGTGCATCCAGGTGCCGATGACCGGGATACCCAGGGTGATGGAGGACAGGGCGGCGCGCAGACCGATACCGGAGAGCAGGTCGTCGGGCAGCGAGTAGCCGAAGTAACCCTCGAACATGGCCAGGATCAGCAGCACCGAGCCGATCATCCAGTTGGCCTCACGCGGGCGGCGGAACGCACCGGTGAAGAAGATGCGCGCCAGGTGCACCATGATCGATGCGGCGAACATCAGCGCGGCCCAGTGGTGAATCTGGCGGACGAACAGACCGCCGCGGACCTCGAACGAGATCTCCAGGGCCGATTCGTAGGCACGCGACATCTGCACGCCGCGCAGCGGCTGGTAGACGCCGTTGTAGATGACCTCGGTCATCGACGGATCGAAGAACAGGGTCAGGTACACACCGGTGAGCAGCAGCACGAGGAAGCTGTACAGCGCGATCTCACCGAGCATGAAGGACCAGTGCGTCGGGAAGACCTTGTTCAGCTGCCGGCGTACGGCGGCCGACGGGTGGTACCGCGAGTCGATCGCGTCGCCTTGTGCGGCAGCGATGTCAGCGAGCTTGGGACTCATGATTTGCGCTCCCAGAATGCCGGTCCGACGGGTTCGATGAAGTCGCCGTTGGCGACCAGGTAGCCCTCTTTGTCAATCGTGATCGGCAGCTGCGCCAGGGCGCGGGCCGCCGGACCGAAGATCGGCCGCGCGAAGTGCAGCGCGTCGAACTGCGACTGATGGCAGGGGCACAGGATGCGGTAGGTCTGCTGCTCGTACAGCGACGAGGGGCAGCCCAGGTGCGAGCACACCTTGGTGTAGGCGAAGAAGTCGCCGAAGTTGAAGCTCTCCTGGCCCTTGCGCTTGACCACGCGGGACAGGTCCTCGGGCTTGATGCGGATGAGCATCACCGGGTTACGCACACCGAGTGCGATCTTCGACAGCTTCTCGTGCGACTCGAGGGTGGTGCCGTCGCCGTCGGACTCACGCCACGGGAACACGGTCTCCATGCCGCCCGCGTCGATGTCCTCGGGACGCATCTTCACGAAGGGGGACTCACCCGGCAGGCCGGTGGCCCGAGCCAGGTAGATGGTCTCGCCGTGGAAACGCGGGGTCCAGCCGGACGTCCACAGGACGGCCTTCTTGCCCTCGGCGGTCGGCACGACCGGCTTCCACGGGTTCTTGATCAGACCGCCGATGAAGGCGACCGCGGTGCCCAGGCCGAACGCACCCAGGCCGACGCCGAGCGACAGGCCGATCAGCTTGCGGCGCTTGAGGGTCGAGCCCTCCAGCGCGTCGGTCAGGTTGGCCGCGACGGTGGCGCGGTGCACCTCGGGGGAGGCGCCGTCGTGGCGGTCCTGGATCGAGATTTCCTCGGGGATGAACTTCTTCTGGAAGAGCACCGCGCCGATGCCGATCGCCAGGATCGACAGACCGAACGTCAGGCCGTACAGCGGGGTCGCGAGCGAGTAGATGAACTCGCCCTCGGACTCGAACGGCTTGTACTCCCACGGCCAGAACAGGAACACCAGCAGCAGGGCCAGGCCGGACAGGCCACCGAGCAGCAGCCAGGCCGCGACCTGACGCTCGGCGCGCTTCTCGGCCTTGGTGCCCTCGACGGGCCAGCGGGGTTCCTTGAAGACGGTCGTGACGCCGTCGATCTTTCCGCCCAGTTCGACGAGCTCCTCGCGCGACATCTCGCGCAGCTCATCGTCACTGGGAATGTTCACGTTCTCGCTCATGCGCGAGCTCCGATCCACATAGCCGCGCCGATCACGGCGACCATCCCGATAATCCACATCGCCATGCCCTCGGGCGCGGGGCCGAAGCCGCCGAGGCCGTAGCCGCCCTGGCTGCGGGCATTCGCCGACTCGTGGACGTAGGCGACGATGTCGCGCTTCTCTTCCGGGGTCAGCTGACGATCCGAGAACTTGGGCATGTTCTGCGGGCCGGTGAGCATGGCGGTGTACACCTGCGCCGGCACTTCGGCAGCCTTGCCGAGGTCGGGCGCGTACTTGCCCGACGACAGTGCGCCGCCCTTGCCGGTGAAGTTGTGGCAGGACGCGCAGTTCAGGCGGAAGAGGTCGCCACCGCGGGCGACGTTCTCACCGAGGAACGAGTGCTGGTTGATCTGGCCGTTGGCGTCACGCGGAACCTGGGGGCCGCCGCCGTTGGCCTGGATGTAGGCACCGAGGGCGTCGATCTGGTGCTCGTCGAACGCCGGGTCCTTGCGGGGTGCCTGGGCCTCACCGCGCATGGCGGGCATGCGGCCGGTGGACACCTGGAAGTAGACGGCCGCGTCGCCGACGCCGATGAGGCTCGGGCCGCGGTCGGTCACACCCTGCAGGTTGGCGCCGTGGCAGGAGACGCACGACGTCTCGAACAGCTGCTTGCCGGTGCGCAGCAGAGCCAACTGCGACTCGTCGGCCTTCGCGACCTGGGGCCGCGGCGTCAGGGTGGCCGCCAGGCCACCAGCGACTAGAAGTCCGAGCAGCAGCAACATGGCTGCTGAAAGGCGCCGGTGTAACCGACGGCGGGACTTGCTGGTCATCGAACCCCTTCTCATCGACGAGTTGGTCAGGAAGCGCATCGGCGAGCCGATCATCGAACGAAGTAGATGGTGGCGAACAGGGCGATCCACACGATGTCGACGAAGTGCCAGTAGTAGGACACAACGATGGCAGCGGTGGCCTGGGCCGGGGTGAACTTGCTCATCTTCGTGCGGGCCAGCAGGTAGATGAACGCCACCAGACCGCCGATGACGTGCAGGCCATGGAAGCCGGTCGCCAGGTAGAACACCGAACCGTAGGCGCTGCTCGGGATCGTGGTGCCTTCGCTGACGAGCATGAAGTACTCGAACGCCTGGCCACCGACGAAGAACGTGCCCATCAGCAGCGTGATGACGTACCACCGGCGCAGGCCGAAGACGTCACCGCGCTCGGCGGCGAACACACCCATCTGGCAGGTGAACGACGACGCGATCAGCACCAACGTCACCGGAACGGCCTCGGCCAGGTTCAGGTGCGTGGGGGGAGGCGGCCATACGCCGCCTGCCTGGGCGCGCGCGGTGAAATACATTGCGAACAGTCCAGCAAAGAACATCAACTCACTGGAAAGCCACACAATGGTGCCGACACTGACCATATTCGGCCGGTTCAGCGAATGCACCCGCGACGTGATCGCGGTTCCGGAGGTACCTACAGCGCTCGTCACAGCGGTAAGTATGACGCTTTGTAGTTGTTGAACTCCACCCGGGTGCCGACATTGGCCATAATCGGGTCCGTGCCTACCACCGATCCTCATCAGGAACCGACCACCGACGGGCCCCTGTGGCCCCAGATCCTGGGCCGGTTGACCACCGGCCAGAACCTTGCCGCGGGTCAGGCGGGGTGGGCAATGGACCAGGTCATGACGGGTACTGCCACCCCGGCGCAGATCGCTGCATTCGCCATTGCGATGAAGATGAAGCGACCCACCTCTGCGGAGGTGTCCGAACTCGCCGATGTGATGTTGCGACACGCCCGAAAAGTGCCCGCCGACGCGCTCGCCGCGATCGGCAATGACGTTGTCGACATCGTGGGGACCGGTGGGGACGGCTCCAACACCGTCAACCTCTCCACGATGGCGTCGATCGTCGTCGCCGCGTGCGGGGTGCCGGTGATCAAACACGGCAACCGGGCGGCGTCGTCGTTGTCGGGTGGTGCCGACACCCTGGAGGCCCTGGGCGTCCGGATCGACCTGTCGCCGGGCGACGTGGCCCGCTCGGTCGCCGAGGTGGGCATCGGGTTCGCCTTCGCTCCGCAGTTCCATCAGTCCTACCGGCACGCGTCCTCCGTACGCCGGGAGATCGGGGTACCGACGGTCTTCAATCTCCTGGGGCCCCTTACGAATCCGGCGATGCCGCGCGCCGGCCTCATCGGCTGCGCCTGGGCGGAGCTGGCCGAGGTGATGGCCGGGGTGTTCGCCGCGCGCGGTTCCAGCGTCCTGGTTGTGCACGGCGACGACGGGCTCGACGAACTGACCACCACGACGACGAGCACCATCTGGCGCGTGCAGGCCGGCACCGTCGAGCGGCTGACGCTGGACCCGAAGGCGTTCGGTTTCGCGCGCGCCGACCTGAGCGAGTTGCGCGGCGGTGACGCCAAGGCCAACGCGGAGTCGGTGCGGGCGGTGTTCGCGGGCCAGAAGGGTCCGGTCCGGGATGCCGTGGTGCTCAACGCCGCGGGGGCCATGGTGGCTCATGCCGGCCTATCCAGCGACGCCCAGTGGGTGCCGGCGTGGGAGCGGGGTCTGGCCCGCGCCACCGAGGCGATCGATTCGGGCGCGGCCGAGCAGCTGCTCGCGCGGTGGGCTCGGTTCACTCAGAAGGTCTGACCGCTCCGCCTGCTGCGCTGCCGCCCGGGCCGACCGGGCGGTGGCGGCCCACTCGGCCCACCGTCCGGCCGCGGTGATCGGCAGGCAGTAGCCGGCCTCCGACGCCGTGCCGGAATCGGTGCGCACGATGCGCACACCGGGCGCGGCCAGCCAGCGCACGATCAGCGCGACCTCCTCGACGGGCGCACCGCCCAGTGGCCGTTCCGACGTCAGGATCACCTGTGCCGCAGCGGATATCGCGTCGACGACGGGCATCGGGGGGACGCGCCGCGGCGCATTGCCGGCGGCTGCCAACTGGCCGTACCGGACCACGACGAGGTGCCAGCCGCCGGCGCCGTCGGGCCGGGCCGCCACCAGCTCCGGCAGTGCGGTCAGGGCGCGCAGACGCTGACCACGCCACAGTCCGTCGATGACGGTCGCGGCATGGTCGCGGAGCCGCGCCGCGGTCTCGAAACGACCCTCGGCAGCCAGGTCGTCGATGTGTTTCAGTGCCGTGCAGAGTGCGGAATCATCAACGCCGGCAATGTTTTCCGCCGCCCGGTCGGCGAATTCGGCGTAGGCGCCTGCGGT encodes the following:
- a CDS encoding ubiquinol-cytochrome c reductase iron-sulfur subunit — translated: MSENVNIPSDDELREMSREELVELGGKIDGVTTVFKEPRWPVEGTKAEKRAERQVAAWLLLGGLSGLALLLVFLFWPWEYKPFESEGEFIYSLATPLYGLTFGLSILAIGIGAVLFQKKFIPEEISIQDRHDGASPEVHRATVAANLTDALEGSTLKRRKLIGLSLGVGLGAFGLGTAVAFIGGLIKNPWKPVVPTAEGKKAVLWTSGWTPRFHGETIYLARATGLPGESPFVKMRPEDIDAGGMETVFPWRESDGDGTTLESHEKLSKIALGVRNPVMLIRIKPEDLSRVVKRKGQESFNFGDFFAYTKVCSHLGCPSSLYEQQTYRILCPCHQSQFDALHFARPIFGPAARALAQLPITIDKEGYLVANGDFIEPVGPAFWERKS
- a CDS encoding c-type cytochrome, which encodes MTSKSRRRLHRRLSAAMLLLLGLLVAGGLAATLTPRPQVAKADESQLALLRTGKQLFETSCVSCHGANLQGVTDRGPSLIGVGDAAVYFQVSTGRMPAMRGEAQAPRKDPAFDEHQIDALGAYIQANGGGPQVPRDANGQINQHSFLGENVARGGDLFRLNCASCHNFTGKGGALSSGKYAPDLGKAAEVPAQVYTAMLTGPQNMPKFSDRQLTPEEKRDIVAYVHESANARSQGGYGLGGFGPAPEGMAMWIIGMVAVIGAAMWIGARA
- the trpD gene encoding anthranilate phosphoribosyltransferase, which produces MGSVPTTDPHQEPTTDGPLWPQILGRLTTGQNLAAGQAGWAMDQVMTGTATPAQIAAFAIAMKMKRPTSAEVSELADVMLRHARKVPADALAAIGNDVVDIVGTGGDGSNTVNLSTMASIVVAACGVPVIKHGNRAASSLSGGADTLEALGVRIDLSPGDVARSVAEVGIGFAFAPQFHQSYRHASSVRREIGVPTVFNLLGPLTNPAMPRAGLIGCAWAELAEVMAGVFAARGSSVLVVHGDDGLDELTTTTTSTIWRVQAGTVERLTLDPKAFGFARADLSELRGGDAKANAESVRAVFAGQKGPVRDAVVLNAAGAMVAHAGLSSDAQWVPAWERGLARATEAIDSGAAEQLLARWARFTQKV
- a CDS encoding cytochrome b — encoded protein: MSPKLADIAAAQGDAIDSRYHPSAAVRRQLNKVFPTHWSFMLGEIALYSFLVLLLTGVYLTLFFDPSMTEVIYNGVYQPLRGVQMSRAYESALEISFEVRGGLFVRQIHHWAALMFAASIMVHLARIFFTGAFRRPREANWMIGSVLLILAMFEGYFGYSLPDDLLSGIGLRAALSSITLGIPVIGTWMHWALFGGDFPGNIIIPRMYALHILLIPGIILALIGAHLALVWFQKHTQFPGPGRTEKNVVGVRVMPVFAIKGGAFFALVTGILGIMGGLLQINPIWELGPYKPSQVSAGSQPDFYMMWTEGLARIWPAWEFYPFGHTIPAVMGVAVIMGLVFGLLIAWPFLEKKFTGDDAHHNLLQRPRDVPVRTAIGAMAIAFYMVLTLAAMNDIIALKFDISLNATTWIGRIGMVVLPAVVYYLTYRWCVGLQRSDRAVLEHGIETGIIKRLPHGAYVELHQPLGPVDDHGHPIPLEYQGAALPKRMNKLGSAGSPGTGSFLFADSAVEQEALADAEHAAEHKALTALKEYQDEISPNGSNGHH
- a CDS encoding cytochrome c oxidase subunit 3, which gives rise to MTSAVGTSGTAITSRVHSLNRPNMVSVGTIVWLSSELMFFAGLFAMYFTARAQAGGVWPPPPTHLNLAEAVPVTLVLIASSFTCQMGVFAAERGDVFGLRRWYVITLLMGTFFVGGQAFEYFMLVSEGTTIPSSAYGSVFYLATGFHGLHVIGGLVAFIYLLARTKMSKFTPAQATAAIVVSYYWHFVDIVWIALFATIYFVR